One genomic window of Candidatus Pseudobacter hemicellulosilyticus includes the following:
- a CDS encoding transposase, translating to MNGKLLQQQYKHHISDYKDWDQKEHASELMLFEENMGTHLSIDETALSNDELYTIIINKAAKGRKGALVAMVRGTLADRVEEVLCRLSLKLRKRVQEVTLDMAANMNLIVKRCFPFAHRVIDRFHIQQMAGEAVQEIRIKYRWQAIDEENEQIALSRKAKQTYVQQLLPNGDSPKQLLARSRYLLFKQKINWTPSQKQRAALLFGQYPRVKQAYDLSIKLADIFRQCKCKEEAFKRLALWHNEVETAGIESFRTVSRSIETHYLAILNFFNNRSTNASAESFNSKIKAFRASARGVRDIKFFLFRLSKLYA from the coding sequence ATGAATGGTAAACTTCTGCAGCAGCAGTATAAGCATCACATCAGCGACTACAAAGACTGGGATCAAAAAGAGCATGCTTCAGAGTTGATGCTTTTTGAAGAAAATATGGGTACTCATCTGAGTATCGATGAAACAGCCCTGTCCAATGACGAACTATACACTATTATCATCAACAAAGCAGCCAAAGGCCGTAAGGGCGCACTGGTAGCAATGGTCAGAGGAACGCTGGCTGACCGGGTGGAAGAAGTCTTATGCCGCCTGAGTTTGAAGCTCAGGAAGCGGGTACAGGAAGTAACCCTGGATATGGCTGCTAATATGAACCTGATCGTCAAACGGTGCTTCCCTTTTGCACACCGTGTTATTGATCGCTTCCACATACAACAAATGGCCGGAGAAGCAGTGCAGGAGATACGAATAAAGTATCGCTGGCAGGCTATCGACGAAGAGAATGAGCAGATTGCTCTGTCAAGAAAAGCCAAACAGACTTACGTGCAACAGTTATTACCCAATGGCGATTCCCCCAAACAATTACTGGCCCGCAGCCGCTACCTGCTGTTCAAGCAAAAGATCAATTGGACTCCTTCACAAAAACAAAGGGCAGCATTGCTGTTCGGGCAGTATCCACGAGTGAAGCAGGCTTATGATCTATCCATAAAGCTGGCTGATATCTTCCGTCAATGCAAATGCAAGGAAGAGGCCTTTAAAAGACTGGCGCTCTGGCATAATGAAGTGGAAACGGCAGGAATAGAATCGTTCAGAACGGTATCAAGATCTATTGAGACTCACTACCTGGCAATACTGAACTTCTTCAATAACAGAAGTACCAATGCTTCGGCAGAATCCTTTAATTCGAAAATAAAGGCCTTCAGGGCATCAGCCAGAGGGGTTAGGGACATCAAATTCTTCCTGTTCAGACTGTCTAAACTCTATGCGTAG
- a CDS encoding TonB-dependent receptor, with protein MTLKQLCTAVLLQVLSFAALAQGSSSGSIKGKVTTSDQKPAAYVSILIREIKRTLVTDEEGNFQASRIPAGTYQLEISLTGHETLDTIVNIQAGATTSIFLQLRVSEKQLEEVIIRSYRNRFIKTQSPYVAKMPLKNLENPQVYTTVSQALLQDQLNVVYADALKNIPGVIMQLENNSAGGTVTSRGFSTQSFLRNGVPGIIGGGTLDPANIESIEAIKGPSGALYGTGLVSFGGLFNRITKKPEESFHARIGYTGGGFGLSRLDADINTPLDKDHKLLMRFNAAKYAEGSFQDAGFKNYFFLAPVISYQLSDKTKLTVEAEYKKEKANSFYRLFVDGANTTGVRDPRDLNFDFKRRFSSDDIYTTTNTANLFAELQHQFSDAWQGRATYTYLSSQADGMSGYLSMKAGNDSLIRNSSYTEYSNSAASDLQYNLNGDFKIGRMRNRLLVGVDIYSATTRSSSPGNVAFDVVSASKPGAAYSALNRLALLDRVKNLPFTRNKAVQNMYSAYVQEVLNITPQLIAMASIRVDYFDNPGTKNLTRDTTTGKYDQTAVSPKFGLVYQLVPDQVSLFGNYSNGFQNIAPILQPDGTISSFKPSQANQWEGGIKWGLSNGILSGSLSYYAIRVSDVTRPDAPDRPAFTVQNGTQYSKGIEGEITAMPFKGFHVLAGYAYNDSKLKKSSPALEGLRPGSAGPEHIANLWLSYHLSEGALKGAGIGFGGNYAGKNIVNVSTTSLYTLPSYTVLNATLSYEQSKYRLIARVDNLTDQRYWVGWSTTIPQMPIRFSAAAYLKL; from the coding sequence ATGACCCTCAAACAATTATGCACTGCAGTGCTACTGCAGGTATTGAGCTTTGCTGCCCTGGCCCAAGGCTCCTCATCTGGTTCTATAAAAGGAAAAGTAACTACCTCCGATCAGAAGCCTGCCGCCTATGTATCTATCCTGATCCGGGAGATCAAACGCACCCTGGTCACTGACGAAGAAGGAAATTTCCAGGCCAGCCGTATCCCTGCCGGAACCTACCAGCTGGAGATCTCCCTGACCGGACATGAAACCCTGGACACCATCGTCAATATCCAGGCAGGCGCTACAACATCCATCTTCCTTCAACTCCGGGTATCCGAAAAACAACTGGAAGAAGTGATCATCCGGTCGTACAGGAACCGGTTCATCAAAACGCAAAGTCCCTATGTGGCCAAGATGCCTTTAAAAAACCTGGAGAACCCACAGGTGTATACCACCGTTTCCCAGGCGCTGCTGCAGGATCAGCTCAACGTAGTATATGCAGACGCCCTGAAGAATATTCCCGGCGTCATTATGCAGCTGGAGAATAACAGCGCCGGTGGAACCGTGACGTCCCGTGGCTTTTCTACCCAGTCGTTCCTCCGCAATGGCGTACCAGGTATCATTGGCGGCGGCACCCTTGATCCTGCGAATATTGAAAGTATTGAGGCTATCAAAGGCCCTTCCGGTGCGCTCTACGGTACCGGCCTCGTTTCCTTTGGCGGACTCTTTAACCGCATTACCAAAAAACCGGAGGAAAGTTTCCACGCCAGGATCGGTTATACCGGCGGCGGCTTTGGACTGAGCCGCCTGGATGCTGATATCAATACACCCCTGGACAAGGACCACAAACTCCTGATGCGCTTCAATGCCGCCAAATATGCAGAGGGCAGCTTCCAGGATGCAGGCTTCAAGAACTATTTCTTCCTGGCGCCTGTTATCAGCTACCAGCTGTCGGACAAAACCAAACTGACCGTAGAAGCAGAATACAAAAAAGAAAAAGCCAACAGCTTCTACCGGCTCTTTGTTGATGGCGCTAACACAACAGGTGTCCGTGATCCCCGCGACCTTAACTTCGATTTCAAGCGCCGCTTCAGCAGCGATGATATTTATACCACTACCAACACCGCGAATCTTTTTGCCGAACTGCAGCACCAATTCTCCGATGCCTGGCAGGGCAGGGCAACCTATACCTATTTAAGCTCCCAGGCAGATGGGATGAGCGGCTACCTCAGTATGAAAGCCGGTAACGATTCCCTTATCCGCAATTCCAGCTATACGGAGTACAGCAACAGCGCCGCTTCTGACCTGCAGTACAATCTTAATGGCGACTTCAAAATAGGCCGGATGCGCAACCGCCTGCTGGTGGGCGTTGATATCTATTCCGCCACCACCCGCTCCAGCTCGCCGGGCAATGTAGCCTTCGACGTAGTGAGCGCCTCCAAACCTGGCGCTGCTTATTCGGCGCTGAACCGACTGGCATTACTGGATCGCGTAAAGAACTTACCCTTCACCCGCAATAAGGCTGTGCAGAATATGTATAGCGCGTATGTACAGGAAGTGCTGAATATCACTCCGCAGCTCATCGCCATGGCCAGTATCCGGGTGGATTATTTCGATAATCCAGGCACCAAAAACCTGACCCGCGATACCACTACCGGCAAATATGATCAGACTGCCGTTTCTCCCAAGTTCGGGCTGGTGTACCAGCTTGTGCCAGACCAGGTCTCCCTGTTTGGCAATTACAGTAATGGTTTCCAGAATATCGCACCCATACTGCAGCCCGATGGCACCATCAGCAGTTTCAAACCCAGCCAGGCCAATCAATGGGAAGGCGGCATCAAATGGGGTTTGTCGAACGGCATCCTGTCCGGCAGCCTGAGCTACTATGCCATCCGCGTGTCTGATGTTACCCGGCCGGATGCGCCCGATCGCCCCGCCTTTACGGTGCAGAATGGCACCCAGTACAGCAAGGGGATTGAAGGAGAGATCACGGCCATGCCCTTTAAAGGATTTCATGTGCTGGCAGGTTATGCCTATAACGACAGTAAGCTGAAGAAAAGCAGTCCGGCGCTGGAAGGATTGCGGCCCGGCAGCGCCGGACCGGAACACATTGCCAATCTCTGGTTAAGCTACCACCTGAGCGAAGGCGCCCTGAAAGGGGCCGGCATCGGTTTCGGCGGTAACTATGCCGGAAAGAATATTGTCAATGTCAGCACCACCTCCTTATATACCCTGCCTTCTTATACTGTGCTGAACGCCACGCTCAGCTATGAGCAATCGAAGTACCGGTTGATAGCACGGGTGGATAACCTGACCGATCAGCGTTACTGGGTAGGCTGGAGTACTACCATCCCCCAAATGCCAATACGGTTCAGCGCCGCTGCTTACCTGAAATTGTAA
- a CDS encoding PAS domain S-box protein, whose protein sequence is MKTHRPILYVLLFAIAGVTLFIWSSWRDNKRFKETQGWINHTNHVIRQLDYVRALITAEESGIRGYTLTNNPSFLWDLPEANKNVIATVDNLNELVSNNPKQKVRAQELKKHILRKTDFHRKLIELDKKSSDSSVILISSLTGKKIMDQINSVISEMRSVESSLLQERIRHNEMVTRESFNTTLILALGVTLFVAIVLIRLNRDISLRQKAESDLQKSEARYRQFVENAGVVTFMTDQSGKFTFISNQVEGLTGFSPEELLGKHFTCLITADYVQVVQQHYYNQFFNRTRQTSLVFSINHKDTSIRWVEQDAVLLTKEGKVRGFQCVVKDVTEKTLTQFRLKEAEEKAREYQNLVQSILNNTPLIIYIKDLQGRYILINKQFKETFNVTESQIIGKTVQELKDGNTSTAEKYVIADQQVIDTLSPVELEDVLHTQRGDRHLLTIKFPIYDHNGDLFGVSGVMTDITEMVANRQELIEARQLAEAAELLQEQFLANMSHEIRTPMNGIIGMANLLMDMPLEKLQKEYVQIIRQSSNNLMVLINDILDLSKIKAGKISLEKIPFDIDSIIQPMIATFELKAAEKNVGFSVSLYPDVPRYLNGDPYRLTQVLNNLLSNAFKFTEKGFVTLEISLDKLQGQQAFVRIKVSDSGIGIKHEQLNYIFESFAQAAADTTRRFGGTGLGLAITKRLIEMQQGTINVVSELNSGTTFTVIIPYVISSEKDVQKTEIPLSDYSRNEEQFRGKHVLIVEDNEVNQKVIQYNLERYKIRVSIASDGSEAVEWLRSNPKVDMILMDLHMPVMDGIQATTCIRKELGLQVPIVILTAAALKNEKQKCLDMGANDYITKPLAQDELERCLLRYLLQRGHVQQAGRQEKNGTHKDFDLTDLLQLQDPESIRIVYDMFEATLPPGLQELKERAINKDWNAVYEQAHKLKGSLGIIQVKELLGNMATIESHAKQKTNLGEILPMIEESISTFHEVLPQIRVAIEEETA, encoded by the coding sequence ATGAAGACGCACCGTCCAATATTGTATGTCTTATTGTTTGCTATAGCAGGCGTTACCCTGTTTATCTGGTCGTCGTGGCGGGATAACAAACGCTTCAAAGAAACACAGGGCTGGATCAATCACACCAACCACGTGATCCGCCAGCTCGACTATGTCCGTGCGCTTATAACCGCCGAAGAGTCGGGTATCAGGGGTTATACCCTCACCAATAACCCCAGCTTCCTCTGGGACCTCCCCGAAGCAAATAAGAATGTGATCGCCACCGTTGATAACCTCAACGAGCTGGTATCCAATAACCCCAAACAGAAGGTCCGGGCCCAGGAACTCAAAAAACATATCCTCCGCAAAACAGATTTTCACCGCAAACTCATAGAGCTCGATAAAAAATCTTCCGACTCCTCTGTGATCCTTATCTCCAGCCTCACTGGCAAAAAGATCATGGACCAGATCAATAGCGTGATCAGCGAAATGCGTTCCGTAGAAAGCAGCCTGCTCCAGGAACGTATCCGGCACAATGAAATGGTGACCCGCGAATCTTTTAATACCACCCTCATCCTCGCGCTGGGGGTTACTCTCTTTGTGGCCATCGTCCTGATCCGGCTCAACCGCGATATCTCGCTGCGACAAAAAGCAGAGAGCGACCTCCAGAAAAGTGAGGCCCGCTACCGGCAGTTTGTAGAAAATGCCGGCGTAGTCACCTTTATGACAGACCAGTCCGGGAAGTTCACTTTTATCAGCAACCAGGTGGAAGGCCTCACCGGTTTTTCTCCCGAAGAACTGCTGGGCAAGCATTTCACCTGTCTCATCACGGCCGACTATGTCCAGGTTGTCCAGCAACATTATTATAACCAGTTCTTCAACCGTACCCGGCAAACCTCGCTCGTTTTCTCCATCAACCATAAAGACACCAGCATCCGCTGGGTAGAGCAGGATGCCGTCCTGCTGACCAAGGAAGGAAAAGTGCGCGGCTTCCAGTGCGTAGTGAAAGATGTGACCGAAAAGACCCTCACCCAGTTCCGACTTAAAGAGGCCGAAGAGAAAGCCAGAGAATACCAGAACCTGGTCCAGTCCATCCTGAACAATACACCGCTGATCATCTATATCAAAGACCTCCAGGGCCGGTATATCCTGATCAACAAACAGTTCAAGGAAACCTTTAATGTCACCGAAAGCCAGATCATCGGCAAAACTGTGCAGGAGCTTAAAGATGGCAATACCTCCACCGCCGAGAAATATGTGATTGCCGACCAACAGGTGATTGATACCCTTTCTCCGGTTGAACTGGAAGATGTTTTGCATACCCAGCGCGGCGACCGGCACCTGCTGACCATCAAATTCCCGATCTACGACCATAATGGCGATCTGTTCGGCGTCAGCGGGGTCATGACAGATATCACGGAAATGGTAGCCAACCGGCAGGAGCTGATCGAAGCCAGGCAACTGGCAGAAGCAGCCGAGCTGCTCCAGGAACAGTTCCTGGCCAATATGAGCCACGAGATCCGTACCCCCATGAACGGGATCATTGGTATGGCCAACCTGCTCATGGATATGCCGCTCGAAAAACTACAGAAAGAATACGTTCAGATCATCCGGCAGTCGTCCAACAACCTGATGGTGCTGATCAATGATATCCTTGACCTCTCCAAGATCAAGGCGGGTAAGATCAGTCTCGAAAAGATCCCCTTCGACATTGATTCTATCATCCAGCCGATGATTGCCACCTTTGAACTGAAGGCCGCCGAGAAAAATGTTGGCTTCTCCGTTTCGCTCTATCCCGATGTACCCCGTTACCTGAACGGTGATCCATATCGCCTCACCCAGGTACTCAATAATCTGCTCAGCAACGCTTTCAAGTTCACGGAAAAAGGATTTGTCACCCTGGAGATCAGCCTCGATAAGCTGCAGGGACAGCAGGCCTTTGTCCGGATCAAAGTGAGCGATTCAGGCATTGGTATCAAACACGAACAGCTCAACTATATTTTTGAAAGCTTTGCCCAGGCGGCAGCAGACACTACCCGTCGCTTCGGGGGTACCGGCCTTGGCCTGGCCATCACCAAGCGCCTGATTGAAATGCAGCAGGGCACCATCAATGTGGTCAGCGAACTGAATTCAGGCACCACGTTCACTGTTATTATTCCGTATGTCATCTCTTCTGAAAAGGACGTGCAGAAAACGGAGATACCGCTGTCGGATTATAGTCGCAACGAAGAGCAGTTCCGCGGTAAGCATGTGCTGATAGTAGAGGATAACGAAGTAAACCAGAAAGTGATCCAGTATAACCTGGAAAGATATAAGATCAGGGTGTCAATTGCTTCCGATGGCAGCGAAGCGGTGGAATGGCTGCGCAGCAATCCCAAAGTGGATATGATCCTGATGGACCTTCACATGCCCGTGATGGATGGGATCCAGGCCACCACTTGCATCCGCAAGGAGCTGGGCCTGCAGGTGCCGATCGTTATTCTTACCGCTGCGGCCCTCAAGAACGAAAAGCAGAAATGCCTGGACATGGGCGCCAATGATTATATCACCAAACCCCTGGCACAGGACGAACTGGAACGCTGTCTGCTCCGCTACCTCCTGCAGAGGGGGCATGTTCAGCAGGCCGGCAGGCAGGAAAAGAATGGGACACACAAAGATTTTGACCTGACCGATCTGTTACAATTGCAGGATCCCGAAAGTATCCGCATTGTATACGATATGTTTGAAGCCACCCTGCCACCCGGTCTTCAGGAACTCAAAGAGCGGGCCATTAACAAAGATTGGAACGCCGTTTATGAACAGGCGCACAAGCTGAAAGGAAGCCTTGGTATTATCCAGGTGAAGGAATTGCTGGGCAATATGGCCACCATTGAAAGCCATGCCAAGCAGAAAACAAATCTTGGAGAGATATTGCCGATGATTGAAGAATCTATCTCTACTTTCCACGAAGTGCTACCGCAGATCAGGGTAGCTATTGAAGAAGAAACGGCTTAA
- a CDS encoding Rieske 2Fe-2S domain-containing protein yields MAEKKYTWHKIAESGQELLAGDNSIAVVEVKGKKVCVARHQDNWYGFAYKCPHAGAPMTDGYIDMAGNVVCPLHRYKFSLRNGRNTSGEGYYLKTYPVQLQEDGLYMGMEEGGLFSWLS; encoded by the coding sequence ATGGCGGAGAAAAAATATACCTGGCATAAGATCGCAGAAAGCGGGCAGGAACTGCTGGCCGGGGACAACAGTATTGCTGTGGTGGAAGTAAAAGGTAAGAAAGTCTGCGTAGCCAGGCACCAGGACAACTGGTATGGCTTTGCCTACAAATGCCCGCATGCCGGCGCACCCATGACCGATGGGTATATCGATATGGCGGGCAATGTGGTCTGTCCGCTGCACCGGTATAAGTTCAGCCTCAGGAACGGCCGCAATACCAGTGGCGAAGGCTATTACCTGAAGACCTATCCTGTGCAGTTGCAGGAAGATGGTTTGTATATGGGAATGGAGGAAGGCGGGCTGTTCAGCTGGTTATCTTAA
- a CDS encoding transposase: MNKSQGQDIVKELMGYLLPAGTLDYFELTHIVKDKEGLVLFLEEKNLPPAEYQDQSLHSKGFLPEVRVQDFPIRDQKVILSIRRRRWEHPGTGEIISRNWDLVMQGARITKEFGLFLKDALR, translated from the coding sequence ATGAATAAAAGCCAAGGACAGGATATAGTAAAAGAGTTAATGGGTTATTTATTACCCGCAGGAACATTAGACTATTTTGAATTAACTCACATCGTAAAAGATAAAGAAGGTCTGGTATTATTTTTAGAAGAGAAGAACCTTCCCCCCGCCGAATACCAGGATCAATCCCTTCATTCCAAAGGCTTTCTACCCGAAGTTCGAGTTCAAGACTTCCCTATTCGCGATCAAAAAGTAATATTGAGCATCCGGCGTCGCCGTTGGGAACATCCGGGCACTGGCGAGATCATCTCCCGCAACTGGGACCTGGTCATGCAGGGCGCACGAATCACCAAAGAGTTCGGGCTTTTTTTAAAAGATGCACTTAGATAA
- the hflX gene encoding GTPase HflX: MLENKKVIQQEEKAVLVGLVHKDQTEPQVKEYLEELAFLAETAGAKAVKRYMQRLQHPDSRTFVGKGKLEEIQKYIADKDIGIVIFDDELSGSQISNIEKALGVKTIDRSDLILDIFARRAKTAQAKTQVELAQYQYLLPRLKGMWKHLERLGGGIGTRGPGETEIETDRRIVKDKIALLRRRLAEIDKQAFIQRKDRGEFIRVALVGYTNVGKSTIMNLLSKSEVFAENKLFATLDTTTRKVVYETTPFLLSDTVGFIRKLPHHLVESFKSTLDEVREADILLHVVDTSHAQYEDQLGIVNSTLQELNAFDKPVITIFNKMDLYEKNTFDPWLEEEVRTEILNELKERWQNELQGNCVFISALERRNLEELRATILDKVKELYKIRYPYKTGFF; encoded by the coding sequence TTGTTAGAGAACAAGAAAGTAATTCAACAGGAAGAGAAGGCCGTACTGGTAGGGTTGGTGCATAAGGACCAGACAGAGCCGCAGGTTAAAGAATACCTGGAAGAGCTGGCCTTTCTGGCAGAGACCGCCGGCGCCAAAGCCGTTAAAAGGTATATGCAGAGACTTCAGCACCCGGACAGCCGGACCTTTGTGGGCAAGGGTAAACTGGAGGAGATCCAAAAATATATAGCCGATAAGGATATTGGCATCGTCATCTTTGACGATGAGCTGAGCGGCTCCCAGATCAGCAATATTGAAAAAGCCCTGGGTGTAAAGACCATTGATCGCTCCGACCTGATCCTCGACATATTTGCACGCAGGGCCAAAACGGCCCAGGCCAAAACACAGGTGGAACTGGCCCAGTACCAGTACCTGCTCCCCCGCCTGAAAGGGATGTGGAAACACCTGGAACGTTTAGGCGGTGGTATCGGCACACGGGGTCCCGGTGAAACGGAGATTGAAACCGACCGCCGGATCGTTAAGGATAAAATTGCCCTGCTGCGCCGCCGGCTGGCCGAGATCGACAAACAGGCATTTATCCAGCGCAAGGACCGCGGCGAGTTCATCCGCGTAGCCCTGGTAGGGTATACCAACGTGGGTAAATCCACCATTATGAACCTGCTCAGTAAGAGCGAGGTCTTTGCCGAAAACAAATTATTCGCCACCCTGGACACCACCACCCGTAAAGTGGTGTATGAGACCACGCCTTTCCTGCTCAGCGATACAGTAGGTTTTATCCGCAAGTTGCCTCACCACCTGGTGGAGAGCTTCAAAAGCACCCTGGATGAAGTACGCGAAGCCGATATCCTGCTGCATGTAGTAGACACTTCCCATGCCCAGTATGAAGACCAGCTCGGCATTGTGAACAGCACCCTGCAGGAACTGAATGCGTTCGACAAACCAGTGATCACCATTTTCAACAAGATGGATCTTTACGAGAAGAATACTTTCGATCCCTGGCTGGAAGAGGAAGTACGCACAGAGATCCTGAATGAGCTGAAAGAACGCTGGCAGAACGAACTGCAAGGCAATTGCGTTTTTATCTCTGCCCTGGAAAGACGCAACCTGGAAGAACTGCGGGCTACTATCCTGGACAAAGTAAAAGAACTCTATAAGATCCGCTATCCCTATAAAACGGGTTTTTTTTGA
- a CDS encoding ATP-binding protein, with translation MIPRELESNLLNALENMPVVALLGPRQVGKTTLALKIAERSLDKKSSYLDLELDTDLNRLSDPEAYLRRFENQLLIIDEVQRKPDLFRVLRGLVDIRKRAGENAGQFLLLGSASRDLLQQSSETLAGRIRYLELSPLSALEVYKTDPTGFNHEKLWFRGGFPNSYLAKSDNESWEWRNDFISSYVERDIPLMGPQIPGTRMKRFWSMLAHYHGQQPSLSDIGKSLEVSHTTIRSYLDTLTDFYMVRQIQPWAGNTKKRLVKSPKIFLRDTGLLHKLLNISDFDSLLGHPVIGASWEGFVIENIIGHLSSKWQYSYYRTSTQTEIDLVLEGPNNQVWAIEVKRSSAPVIKKSFHTACEDIGATHKFVVYPGTERFPMSENTEAIGMIEFLKLFEEK, from the coding sequence ATGATCCCTCGTGAACTTGAGAGTAATTTGCTTAATGCATTGGAAAACATGCCTGTAGTGGCTCTTTTAGGCCCTCGACAGGTAGGTAAAACTACACTTGCTTTAAAAATAGCAGAGCGTAGTCTTGACAAGAAATCTTCATACCTGGATTTGGAACTGGATACTGATCTTAACAGGCTAAGCGATCCAGAGGCTTACTTACGTAGATTTGAAAACCAGCTATTGATCATAGATGAAGTACAACGAAAACCTGATTTGTTTCGGGTTTTAAGAGGATTAGTTGATATCAGAAAAAGAGCAGGTGAAAATGCCGGCCAATTTTTGCTATTAGGTTCAGCTTCACGCGACCTGCTACAGCAATCCTCTGAAACGCTGGCTGGTAGAATTCGTTATTTGGAACTTAGCCCTCTATCAGCCTTGGAAGTGTATAAAACTGACCCAACTGGTTTCAATCATGAAAAGCTTTGGTTCAGGGGAGGATTTCCCAACAGCTATCTTGCGAAATCCGATAATGAAAGCTGGGAGTGGCGAAATGATTTTATTTCATCCTACGTTGAGCGCGACATTCCTTTGATGGGGCCTCAAATTCCAGGCACACGGATGAAACGCTTTTGGTCAATGCTCGCGCATTATCACGGCCAGCAACCCTCGTTATCTGATATAGGCAAAAGTCTTGAAGTTAGCCATACCACGATAAGATCATATCTCGATACTTTGACAGATTTTTATATGGTGCGTCAAATCCAGCCATGGGCTGGCAATACCAAGAAGAGACTGGTCAAATCACCTAAAATATTTCTCCGGGATACCGGACTTCTCCATAAACTGCTAAACATTTCAGATTTTGACAGCCTTTTAGGTCACCCGGTGATTGGTGCAAGCTGGGAAGGCTTTGTTATCGAAAACATCATCGGGCATTTGTCAAGCAAATGGCAATACAGCTATTATCGAACATCAACGCAAACCGAAATCGATCTTGTACTGGAAGGTCCGAATAATCAAGTATGGGCTATTGAGGTCAAGCGATCCTCCGCACCGGTAATAAAAAAAAGCTTTCATACCGCCTGTGAGGATATTGGAGCAACACACAAATTTGTGGTATATCCTGGAACCGAGCGTTTCCCTATGTCTGAAAATACCGAAGCAATAGGAATGATAGAATTTCTAAAGCTGTTTGAAGAAAAGTGA
- a CDS encoding DUF2188 domain-containing protein: MGKGKNQHVVPHKDGGWAVKGEGNSRATFVTETKKEAMDAGKNIAQNQQSELVIHGKDGKIQDSNSYGNDPYPPKG; this comes from the coding sequence ATGGGAAAAGGTAAGAATCAGCACGTTGTACCACACAAGGACGGCGGCTGGGCCGTAAAAGGAGAAGGCAACAGCAGGGCCACTTTTGTGACAGAGACCAAAAAAGAGGCTATGGACGCTGGCAAAAATATCGCCCAAAACCAGCAGTCAGAGCTGGTTATCCATGGCAAGGACGGAAAAATCCAAGATAGCAACAGCTATGGTAATGACCCGTACCCACCCAAAGGTTAA
- a CDS encoding outer membrane beta-barrel protein: MKKFLTLFFTVACVTAVTAQDSTAVEPTPVASTTKTTKAPKAKKDWSQVNLGRRANDHFMLQLGYNAWSSMPDTINTKGLPRTFNMYFMFDFPFKSDPRWSVGIGAGLGTDNMFFDKTDIDITGRKANTLGFYNVSDTNHFKKYKLATTFAEIPVELRYVLNPENSNKSWKLAVGAKIGTLLSAQTKGKNLQNRAGNTINAYTDKEKSKRYFNGTRLAATLRAGYGNLGLWGSYQINSFIKEGQGPDVRPFQIGISLSGL, encoded by the coding sequence ATGAAAAAATTTCTGACACTGTTCTTTACCGTAGCCTGTGTAACTGCTGTAACTGCCCAGGATTCCACTGCTGTTGAGCCCACTCCCGTGGCATCCACGACCAAAACAACCAAAGCTCCCAAAGCCAAAAAGGACTGGAGCCAGGTTAACCTGGGACGCCGTGCCAATGACCATTTCATGCTGCAGCTGGGGTACAACGCATGGTCCAGTATGCCTGACACCATCAACACCAAAGGGCTGCCCAGAACTTTTAACATGTATTTCATGTTCGATTTCCCCTTCAAATCTGACCCGCGCTGGAGCGTAGGGATCGGCGCCGGACTGGGAACCGACAATATGTTCTTCGATAAAACCGATATTGATATCACCGGTCGCAAAGCCAATACACTCGGATTCTACAACGTTTCCGATACCAACCACTTTAAAAAATACAAGCTGGCCACCACTTTCGCTGAGATCCCGGTGGAACTGCGCTATGTGCTCAACCCGGAAAATTCCAACAAAAGCTGGAAACTGGCTGTGGGCGCCAAGATCGGTACACTGCTGAGCGCTCAGACCAAAGGCAAGAACCTCCAGAACAGGGCCGGCAACACCATCAACGCCTATACCGACAAAGAAAAATCCAAAAGATATTTTAACGGCACCCGTCTGGCAGCTACCCTGCGGGCTGGTTATGGCAACCTCGGCTTATGGGGTTCTTACCAGATCAACTCCTTTATCAAGGAAGGACAGGGACCCGATGTCCGCCCATTCCAGATAGGCATATCGCTGAGCGGCTTATAA
- a CDS encoding YegP family protein, translating to MASKFSLFKGSNGQFYFNLKAGNGEKVLGSEGYTSKQGCERGIASVKTNAPYDSRYEKKTSSNGSYYFILNASNGETIGKSEMYATSASRDNGIEVVKREAPLASTDDLT from the coding sequence ATGGCATCAAAGTTTTCACTTTTCAAAGGCTCAAATGGTCAGTTCTACTTCAATTTGAAAGCTGGCAATGGCGAAAAGGTTCTTGGCAGTGAAGGATACACTTCTAAACAGGGCTGTGAGAGAGGTATTGCTTCCGTGAAGACAAATGCCCCCTATGATTCCCGGTATGAAAAGAAAACCTCATCAAATGGCTCGTATTATTTTATTCTGAATGCCTCCAATGGTGAGACTATAGGAAAGAGTGAAATGTATGCAACATCTGCCAGTCGGGATAATGGAATAGAAGTAGTAAAACGTGAAGCACCTTTAGCATCAACGGATGATTTAACTTAA